In Phaseolus vulgaris cultivar G19833 chromosome 3, P. vulgaris v2.0, whole genome shotgun sequence, the sequence AACCTTCACAAGGAACaatgttgagaaaaaaaaaatttaataatgttGAGGCCTCACAAAGCTGGTGTTTGGTCGAGGTTAATATGAAAAAAGGTACTTCAAGAATCAAGTACTCTGtgtaaaaaatgtatatttggAAATTGATAAAGTGTACCTTACACCTCTGTGAAAGGTTTATTTATAATGTTGGTCATGGGTCCAAGTTGTAATGGGTTGAATATCAGTTGCGCACTGATGTATATCGTGATCACTGACTTATAGGAAGATATGTTGGTATATCTaaagaatatatttaatatctttCAGTTAATCAGTATTTAGCTGATTTCTCAGAGATAGTTCTCGCATAATCTGAGATGTGATTATGACCTATTAAATACTTTGGTAATTGTTGTTGCTTCCATTTATTAACTACCTTGAGATGTTCTTTGACACGATTAGTTGGTCACCGAGGTCGAGATTGACTTGTCCGGTACTGACCAATACACTTGCCCTTCAAGCTCgagaaaattattaatttctgaGGAGTTGAGATGTGACCGTTGGGTGCCCCGAGACGAGATGTGATTGTTGAGCACATTTAATGTTTGTCAGAGATGTGACATTCCTTTTCTCAAAATGTCGTTCGATGAGCACTGTTTGATCTAACGGCTGGCAATTTGTGTTGTTTCAATTATCGAGTATGGTGAGCCTTTGGATTAAGAATGATCCAACGGTGCTAAGTAACGCACACTTATTTCTCTTTCCTCTGGATTGTCTATAAATAGCAATGTTCATGAACGTTGAAAAGTTGAACCCTCCTTATTGGAGGTCTTTGAACCCTTGTAATTTCaacatttgtaaatttattcATATCAACTTGGGCCAGGATGTGAGCATAAAACACTTTAACAATTGCCTTGTTCAATTTAAAGCTTTAACTTTTGTGGTGATGGTTTGAAATGGCTGACTGAGCCTTGATGTAATTTGCAATTTTGTCGAGCATTGAGATAGGCGACATAGTCGTTGCCAAGTAGAATGGAATAGTTTGGTTGAAGCAGTAATATGAGGCCTATGTAATCGATAATGGTTGACCGAGCTTTTAAGTTTCCTTCAACTTTGACTTGGGAATACTAATAAGCTTTTATGGAAATAATATGTATGGCTGACACAAGCCCAACATTTAATAAAAGTAGCATAGAACATGTTGAACTTGATAACTGAATGATGCTAAAATTCATCTAATAATTCCCTGTGACGGATGGGTCTTAACAGACTGGCCGGAGCAAAAAATTGAGTCGTACGAATTGTATGaaattagttaataaaaatTGTCTCTGATTTATGATGCATGAGAACAATCCATGTTCAAcgagaaaaatcatcaatagtAAGAAAGTAACGCAAACCAATGTGTGTAGGAATTTATGAGGAGGACCCCAGACATCACAATGTAAAAGtgaaaaaagaaattttgtGGTTATTGAGCTTTTGGAAAAAGGCATGAGTGTCTACTTAGCCTTTGGAAAAATTGTACAACTATTTCCTAGTTCTTTAGGATGATCAAGGAGTAAATGTCACATTACTTAAAAACGAGAAAAAGAGGGATGTCCCAAGCGTAAATGCCATAAGTTGGACGACTGAGAGACATGGAAAATAGTCGATTTATTCTTTGATGGATGCATGTAGTATAGACCACCACACTGTCTACCCAAGTCAATCATCTTCTCGAAACCAAGTCCTGCAAAATACAAAATTCAGGAAAGAATAAAATGCAACAATTTAGGCCTTTTGTGAGTTTGTTAGCTAAaaccaagttcaagttaaaagATGGGACACGTAGGACATTTTTAAGTGTGAGTTTGACATTAAAAATAACGGTGGCCGTGTGTGACTTGTGTTGTAGCACAATTCGGTAAATTGACACTTGTATGGAAGATTTGGGTTTAGTTAAAAGAGACATGTGGGAAACAATGTGATTCATGGCGTCGATATCCAAAATCCAAGAACTTGCGCTACTAGAATTAATCGACACAAGAGTTAATGGAATCAAACCTGTGAAATTTGCGTATGCGTCAACATTACCAAAATTGTTTTGATTTAATGCATTGATTGCTTGAGCCAATTTTTGGATGTGCTCCACGATGAATCTTTGTACTGCACTAGAAGAAGTTGAATGATATACTTCCTGAGATTTTGTCATGTTTTTCGTGGATTGATAGTTGATGTCATTTAGTTTGATATGAATCAAGAGATGGTCTGGTTGATTTGAATGATGAATATAGAACGGGAGTGGGGGATCAGTGGTTTTGATATCTGATCCAAAACCATTCGAATCGTCTACCATGGCAGTATTGGTGTTTTTAGAATACATGAAAATTTTGATAACAAGAGCACTAAGGTCATGCTACGATACCATGACCAGAATAAATATATTGGTTTCAAATAGAATGAATTTGGAgtgtagtatatatatatactaaaacaAAATTGTAACTTTAGAAAAGGAATATAAAACATAATCATGTCTATTTAATCAACTAAATAtatcatataataatttatatacaatttctttaataactaattaagttatataataattaataatatcaataattagTGATATATTCCTTAATAACTTCTCATTTGTAAATCAGAATATATGATTTTGATTTcggtttttgatttttttttcattgttgtTTCTCCCGTGTTTTTGTGATCCTGTTTCTAATCAACATTGCGTGAACGCAAGGAAATGAATGTGATGCATGTAAGCAATCACTAGGAGGAATTAGGATGAGCAATGAGCGTGGTGTTCGATAATAGAAAGATTAACTTTGAATAAATAAGTAGTGGTCTCTcattgatttgattttgttatAGTTAAAAGTCTATTTCACATTAAGCTAAAAATTTAAGTGTCTTTAGGATCACCATTAAATTCTTGACTTATAGAGTAGAGAATTCTTGAagtgaataattaattattggaaAACAATCTTCTATTAACCCTAAACTCTATTTCTATATATTCTTTCTCCCTATCTTATTCTAATACAATATGTTTTGTATGTTTCATCATACAAAATCTCTTTCTCTTCTCTGATATCCTCACAATGCACAAAGATCACCCAAAAAACTAATTACACAGATAGTTACAAATCCGATCCGACCCTGAAGAAACTTTTCGAACTTTAACCAATTTTCCTAATACTTCTAAAATTATAGTTTGTATAGAATTTCATTCTTCAATTAGTCGTCTTTGAAAATTTAGTCTTTTAAATCATTATATTTGTGATAAGTTAGTTTAACTTTACTGCAAATATTTATTACTAGTTAACAAACAAATTCAGAAATTGCATACTTCTAATCTAAATTGACACAAATGAATACTTTTGAAGACAAATTGCCTacttactttttaattttctatcatTATTGGTTGAAAGTGAAGAATACACCAGTGGCCAAACTGTGCGTGGTGTGGTAATAGGAGTATGAATTAGTTGTAACTCTGCCCTCAGCATTCCTAAATGTTGGTTTTGAAAGAGTAGTGTAGGGTACAGATTGATGCACTTAGCCGAACTACCCACTGTGACGAGGGTTTTTTCTGTTGTCAGATTGGACAATAGTTTCTATTGTGAAGAATGATAATAGAGGAGAAGAaagataattataataaaatgataacCGACTTGACGAAGAAGATAGTTAGAAagtaaaaatatcattattgtCAGTATTACAGATgagaaaagaaatataaaaccTTTCAATTTCTCATGGGATGCTGTTGTTAAGACACCAATTCTGGCTTGATGACTTTTTTCTGTATAATTAACGGGCTCTGATTTCACTTGTTTGATATTAAAGTGTATTGCTTCCCTTTGATATCTTAACAGATTTCCTTGTCATAAAATAAACCATGTCACTTTCTTAGCTGTTTTTCCGTATGCCTAAGTAGTGAGCTTCTTAATTGATAATATAGAATCTTTTCAAGATCATTATGGCCATTCCTTTTACTGTATTTTGCCCTGATTCCTCGTTGTTTGAGGTACTAGCAACACTTTTTCTAGATGATAGCAATTTATCCACCATGATGAAATGGCCTACATGTGATACTTGTATACAAACAATATAATATGGCCAGTTGAAATGAATATATGCATGCCAAAAATTATCATAATCTACTATTGGCCCCCATGCCACTAAAATTCAGTGGCGAATATCATCGTGTCAGAGGGTTCATCTGCCCCcaatcattattattttctttgaactttCTCTGATGAAATTATACAGATTGCTTTGGCAATTGAAGGTTTGGGAAATTATCAACTTCGATTGGTTGCCCTGAAAGCTTTGGAATTAACTACGCATCCGGCCACTGTTTTTTTCATCTAAAATCTATATAAGTTCCTTGACATGGAAAATGGAACATCTTTAGAACATGCATGTATCAGCCTCAGTGCTTTAATTAGACTAATAGGTCCTTCGTTATGAAAATTAACGTCTAATGGCCATTGTGGAAAACAAAAATTTGCTACTACTACAACCCATTGTAGCTGAATAACTCAGGAAAACAGTTCAGCTGTACATTTTACTTTCCCATTAGAAAAGAGCAACAGTAGAGTGTTTACGAAGGCACGATTACAAAGTATAACTTTATAACTGTTTTCATTGGTTACAATTTCTATGAGAGGGTCAACTTGAGAGGTAGAAAGGAAAGTTAGAACAAATGGTTTAGGCAAACAATTCTCTTTATAGTTGAAAACAAATCTGAACAATTGGATAAGGCATTTGATTGTATATACACTCACAAGAACAATGGATTAGACACGAATGATTGACAAACCTCACAACCACACCAATGAATTACTAATTGTTCCTATTGATGTAATTTTTGGAATCCTCTTGAACCTCTAGACTGATAAAGCTCCAGCCTACCTTTGGATTCCTGCAACAAAGCATCGATAGTTTCATCCTGCGTCACGTTAGGTTGCTTGGAAGCCCATTCAAGCACTCCAAGAACCTCGGCCTTAGCAAGTTCCTCACTGTCTGGCACATGCAATGCAATGTAGGAGAGCAGAACTAGTGCTGAAATCTGAACTGTCTGTTCTCCAAAATACACAAGCTGGACCAAGTGCTTTGCACCACCAGCACTTATAATTGCCTTGGAGTGATCAAGGCAGAGGTAGTTTTCCGTGCAGGCAAATTTTGTGAGAGAGATTGCTGCTTCCCTTGACACCTCTGCCCCTCTTTCGTCAAGAAGCCGGACCAAGGGACCAATTATCCTTGTCTCCGTTGCCCGGAATGTCCTTGCCAAATTCCCTATAGCCTTTATGCAAGGAATCAGGAGTTTTGTATCTTCCTTCTCAATGATCTTAAGCACTTGATCAACAACTGCCTTGCAAGCGGGAGAGTTGGGTTTGAAAGCTGATCTTCTCAATTCTGCGTCTTTTTCTGCCACTGCCGTTATCTCCTTCACTGCCAAGGCAGAATTGTACTTCACATCTTCAGACCCTTTCTCAAGAAGAATGGAAAAGCACAACAGAGCCCTCGATTCAGTGATGCTCCGACAAATGGCTACGTTGCCCTTGGCGAGCTGCCGGAGGGCTCTTGCTGCCATTGCTTTCATGTAAGCCTTATTCTCAGGGTCCTCCAGTTCCCTTCCCTTCATGTTAATTCCAGAGTAGGTATAGCTTTGCTGGTGGGACTGATGGCTCTGCTTGCCATTACTATTCCCATTGGCCTTTGGCGGAGCACCCTGTGAGTTCTGAGTCCCTTCATTGTCTTGACTTAACTGTTGCTGCTGCTTGTTGGCAGCATGCATTGCCATGGTACTTGTGACCACTTTAAGCATCTGATTTGTGGACTTATCACCTAAGGGATGCTGCATGCGACTTTGCATAAGCTTGTCCTCATATTCACTCTCCTTTTTCAAAGTATTGCCATTAGAATTATTACTAGCCATCACAACAGCATGGATTGATGTGGGTTTGTTGCTAACAATTGCGTATTTACTATGCTCCTGAACGGTTTCAAAAGCAAGATGACTTACAAGCAAGCGAACGATATTATGCTGAGCAAAAAGATCTTGACATTTTGGGTACTTAGCTGCCAACTCAGACACGGCCCAGGCAACCACAGCTTGAACTTTCATGGGACCTTCTTTCAGGACTTTGGCGAACACAGAGCACACCCCGGCAAGGATCATAAGCTCCACGCTCTCAGGGTCACGACCCAGAAGCCCAATAGCCCTGGCGGCGTTCTCTTGACCCTCTTTTTTACCCTCCTTTATCAGCTTCAACAAAGGTCCAACCCCACCTTCCTCGATTATCAACTTCCCGTACCGGTCGTTGTCACGTGCCAGCGACACGAGCGAGGCGGCTGCGTCAGATCGGTCGTCAAGAGACCCCGTGTGGAGGGTCGCCACCTGCTCCCAAATGAGGCCCAAAATGGGCTCGTTCGCGGCGATCGGAGGGAGGCCGAGATACTCGTCACCGCGATCCTCCGCCGGAGCCGAAACCCGGAGGAGCCACGACACGTCCCCGATGGAATTCTCGAGCTGGGACGACATCTTGCGAAACGCCGCCGTCGGAATGATGCTGAACACGCGCTTCATGAGGCCGTTGGCGCGGCATTTCAGGACCAAAGACAGGGCCTTGTCGAGCACGAGTTCGGTGTCGGCGATTATACGCCGCGTGGGACGCTCGTACAGGTCGGAGCTGGCACGCGCTGCTTGTCGAAGAAGCCCCGCGAGTTTCTCTGTCTTGGATTTGAGTTCTAAGCACTCTTGCTTGAAAGAGGAACTGGCCTCTTCCGCCGCCTTGGTGACTTGGTCAGCCAATTGGATCGGCTTTGCCAACAGTTGCTTCACTATGTCTGACATGGTTCTCTTCTTTAACGCTCCGATCCAAAACCCCAGTTGCAAAAGTTTGAGCCTTTATTGAAGGAACGAGTGATGAGCGAAAAAGGGGTTGAAACAGGAATCTGGGGTTTGATGGAGAGGGAAAACGGAGAAGTTGTTGAAAGGTGCCAAGAGAAtggggtgtcttatgatctggcTATTGTCTGTGAGTGAAATATGTGTATGTTTGAAGTGATGACCATGTTCTTTATGCCGGGCTTCAGGGCATGATTTCTACAAATTTTGGAACTTTTTATTTGTGTCAAAGTGCTTCTGTGGACGGGTCTTACAACATCCAACGCGCTTTCTTTCCCCTCTCTACTCTAATAATAGCTTATCTCAACTCTTTAGGAATAATCAACCCTTCTTTTTTTCCCTTCAGTAATCAAATTAGAAGAGACAAACATCTTAAACAGATATAATAATGGTAGGTTTTGAGATTTGAAAGGTATTAATTTGCATGAAAAAGAGAGTGGTCCGAGCTGTATAATGTTGGGTCACCATAGATTCACAAATAAATGTGTGACCATGTTATTAAAAGCATTTGGATTGAGTTAGTTGAGTATTAACAATTAATTGGAAATTCTGTTTTCGTGTTTAAACTTTTTCTTTGGTAATAAAATGTATGTGTGCTTTGATTGAAAACTTGATAGATCATGAAGTGCTTGTTTTAAATCATGTAGACTTTTTATAAATCTGAAAACATTGTGTCAACTCCATACTTTGGAAACTAAACATTGTTTAACATATATTTCTTTCTCAATCAccatagtttaaaaaaaaatacacttttcATCTCCATTTAAGAGAGTTTGATGTGTTCGTTAGTAGTAACTACAAGCATAATTATGACTAATTCAAATACAAGTGTAAAGGTTTGAGTAAAGTCAAATACATTGTTTATTGTAAATTGAGCTACTATGTTTATCTTATTATGTACCATTTTATCTTATCAttcaatttgttaaaaaaaaaagtttatttcatACCAATTATACTTGTTCTTTCTTGGTTTGGTATTAAATTCTATTCATCTTCCCTcgtaattcattttttttttacatgccTAAAATCCTATTTTTTCATTAGCAAGTGTGTACTTTGATTTGGTTCTAACACTCAATTTTTTCATCACTCATCTtcatcttattattattattgaaaaggTTGTTTTTAAAATCTATATGTTGGAAGCCTTTCACTTATTATTACCCATAGTAAGAAAATTTTCCTTTGgacatatatatttaatttattaagaaaaaataaagctTTTGCGCCTTAACTCCAATTGAAAGAGGAGAGAAGGGACACTAAGATACATTCGAAGATATAAAATGATTTGATGAATTCATTGATGAGGGTTGGTGGTTCTACCTCTAAAAAAAAGAAACTCAAGTTGTATATTAAACATCTAACTTTGACAATTATGAGCATCCTAGAAGATGATGATAATGAAATTGAAtatgtgtttttaattttaaacaatgTAGAAAATTTATATAACCCAAAAACAATTATGTTTATTCTTGTATTAGGATAAAACATTCATCttactttttttatctttacattaattaaaacaaataaaatttacgTTGCCTTAAGTTTATTTTTCATTGATATTTGTTCCTTTTAAATTAATCAAAGGAcactttgttgttgtttttatgttaattatacacattttgaaatataataaagaTATGAAAAATAAACCTCAAATTCTTTATTTTGATGGATTATCAAAACCACTTGTAAGGTGAGTTTGAAAATTATCAAAACAAGATTCtacaagcaaaaaaaaaaatattattcaaaacCACTTGTTTTGTTGGAGAAATTGTTTTCAGAAGTAATTTTCTATGTCAAAGATTCCACATATTATAAAAGAATCCTTTGCAGGCTACGCAACTTGCTTTGTGGAAAATAAGTGAAAAAGATTCGATCAATTTTAGAATAATGCATTCAATACCACAAACTTATAAATTGGTGCCATAAGACACTTCTATGATTCCTATGATGGATGACATAGACATTAATTTGGTCCACTTTTTTCATTTTgcaattatttttcatatatgtTATGCCTTACACGTGGATATTCTCAGCCACTAACATAACATGTATCAATCATCGTtcataaatttagtttttttttatataaaattgtacatgtactaattttaaattttaaaaatagctttcaactaaatataaaaaaatatatatcttattaaaaatatacttaaaatttaactcaactttaaaaattgacttataaaataaaatttgtatcgattatttattattaagtattattatcTGTAATTAATGTGGGATATCCAACACATACTCCTGGTACCGAAATAGCACAACACACTCTCACTAGAATAGACTCTAATGTTTTATTTGGATTAGGGAGTGGATTTAAGATGATTTGTagagaaagtgtgaagaaagtgaggttgtttggattaagctaaataaaataaaaagtgtagggaaagtttatgaaagtttgGGAGTAATGTGacgaataaattaaaattatattttttttaattgataaaatataagtttacaaaatgacccttatatttaaaaattattaaaaatataatttgattaatttatatataaattataattatttttaattaaaatattattttctttgattttgaaatattaCTTTTGGTAATATATCAGAACTaactttgaaaaaataaaaaataatataaaatttgataaaaaaaattaataaaaacttatttttatattaaatagcattattgattttatctttatttttataattaatataattattatatatatttattttttatcataaaatttttatttattattattatttataattataattttataataactattaattattaaatattaattattatatatttttataacataaatatatttaacatttaatgtttttatttgtttattatattatatttaattatgtaattttattttgaataaaaaatatttgagtttaaaatagaaaagaataaaaaaaataaattataaatagttaattatatatatatatatatatatttaaaactttCTTCGCAAATCTCTTATAAGAAGCTAAGAAAGTTTGAAATAAAAAAGACTTTTTAATTTCTGTGTTTATTCTCttattttttgttctttctTTGTCAACAGTAAAATTTTGCATTTCTATATGctataaaatattcttatatataatctttaacatatataattttacattaataggtattaaataagtatttaacttttaatttgatataaaatatatattttttaaattacccTTGATTATATCTATTGAAGATGATATTTTcatttgaataattttaatgtattttaagTAATAACGACACTAAATAGAACTGAATTggtttaatgtattttttccactaattaacaaaattcttttatatttaaattcagaaaaaaaaagtgttgaaGTTATATGTAACTTTAGATGATTGTCATGATTGTAgacataataatatatttagatATGTATCACGtcatactaatttaaaaaaaatatttaaaaaatatataaaaagtaaagtcaatactttgaaaatttaaaataaaaatgtatggaataaaaatacatttaagtCCGTTTCGAAGAAGCACATTGGATAGTTATCGATCGAAACTTTTAGCTTAAATGAATTGTTTGTACAAAAGTGCATCACACTTTTAATTCGTCAACGTGAGAAAAATAAATGCATTTAACAACGTGAAAATCATGGAGCAAGTTAGGTTAAAGAGATTTATTATCACCAAAAAGTACTTTTTTTTCACTATAACGTATACCTAGTCTTCATTCTAGGAAACCAAAAACTTCTTTTTTTAATCACTAATACAAAAATTCGTATACATTATTATAAGATATAACTCAATATAAGTGATGAAAcagttataaaatattaatgatcccaataaaaaataatataaataatcatTCATTTAATGATATAATTTACCACTCAAAAAATCTACGTTACACatgaattaaaaacattaaaaaaaaatcattccaaaacaattaatttatagacaaaaaataattagcggctatagtgactaaattaaaaactattttaaagactacaaaaattattagtttttaaataatttttaaattggtatttaattatttatcaagatttttgttaccaaacttagaatttaaataa encodes:
- the LOC137808451 gene encoding uncharacterized protein; protein product: MSDIVKQLLAKPIQLADQVTKAAEEASSSFKQECLELKSKTEKLAGLLRQAARASSDLYERPTRRIIADTELVLDKALSLVLKCRANGLMKRVFSIIPTAAFRKMSSQLENSIGDVSWLLRVSAPAEDRGDEYLGLPPIAANEPILGLIWEQVATLHTGSLDDRSDAAASLVSLARDNDRYGKLIIEEGGVGPLLKLIKEGKKEGQENAARAIGLLGRDPESVELMILAGVCSVFAKVLKEGPMKVQAVVAWAVSELAAKYPKCQDLFAQHNIVRLLVSHLAFETVQEHSKYAIVSNKPTSIHAVVMASNNSNGNTLKKESEYEDKLMQSRMQHPLGDKSTNQMLKVVTSTMAMHAANKQQQQLSQDNEGTQNSQGAPPKANGNSNGKQSHQSHQQSYTYSGINMKGRELEDPENKAYMKAMAARALRQLAKGNVAICRSITESRALLCFSILLEKGSEDVKYNSALAVKEITAVAEKDAELRRSAFKPNSPACKAVVDQVLKIIEKEDTKLLIPCIKAIGNLARTFRATETRIIGPLVRLLDERGAEVSREAAISLTKFACTENYLCLDHSKAIISAGGAKHLVQLVYFGEQTVQISALVLLSYIALHVPDSEELAKAEVLGVLEWASKQPNVTQDETIDALLQESKGRLELYQSRGSRGFQKLHQ